A genomic window from Blastococcus saxobsidens DD2 includes:
- a CDS encoding TlpA family protein disulfide reductase produces the protein MTEHREDVVRHDRRVRGRLLAILAALAVASAACSPGTGSGPASPAGGTVAEGPQQGTAPALAPSGTTLDGGNVDAAELAGTPVVLWFWAPWCTVCRAEAPEVAEVAAEYAGRVEVLGVAGRGELEAMQAFVDETGTGGLRHLVDEDGSLWQRFGVITQPAFVFVTGDGTTESFMGSLGGEQLRAMVEELDRE, from the coding sequence TTGACCGAGCACAGGGAGGACGTCGTGCGCCACGACCGACGGGTGCGAGGGCGGTTGTTGGCCATTCTCGCGGCACTCGCCGTCGCGTCGGCCGCCTGCTCTCCGGGCACCGGGAGCGGCCCGGCCTCGCCGGCCGGCGGAACGGTGGCGGAGGGGCCGCAGCAGGGGACCGCCCCGGCCCTGGCCCCCTCGGGCACCACGCTGGACGGCGGGAACGTCGACGCCGCCGAGCTGGCCGGCACGCCGGTCGTGCTCTGGTTCTGGGCGCCCTGGTGCACCGTCTGCCGGGCCGAGGCGCCCGAGGTCGCCGAGGTGGCGGCCGAGTACGCGGGCCGCGTCGAGGTGCTGGGCGTGGCCGGCCGGGGCGAGCTCGAGGCGATGCAGGCCTTCGTGGACGAGACGGGCACCGGTGGTCTCCGGCACCTCGTCGACGAGGACGGCAGCCTGTGGCAGCGCTTCGGGGTGATCACCCAGCCGGCGTTCGTCTTCGTGACCGGCGACGGCACGACGGAGAGCTTCATGGGCTCGCTGGGTGGCGAGCAGCTGCGCGCCATGGTCGAGGAACTGGACCGGGAGTAG
- a CDS encoding glutaredoxin family protein yields MSSPRREPEIAHPPPDPVLQVYVADGCGSCRRARELVAQLLLRHPGAAVEVVDLSRTPLERALPAGLVGTPTYTVDGRVRWLGNPSPAELLALVERRRN; encoded by the coding sequence GTGTCGAGTCCGCGGCGGGAGCCGGAGATCGCCCATCCGCCGCCGGACCCGGTCCTGCAGGTATACGTCGCCGACGGCTGCGGCAGCTGCCGACGGGCCAGGGAGCTCGTCGCGCAACTCCTGCTCAGGCACCCCGGTGCCGCCGTCGAGGTGGTGGACCTCAGCCGGACCCCGCTGGAGCGAGCACTCCCGGCCGGGCTGGTCGGAACCCCGACGTACACGGTCGACGGGCGGGTGCGCTGGCTGGGCAACCCGTCGCCGGCGGAACTGCTCGCCTTGGTGGAGAGGCGCCGAAATTGA
- a CDS encoding Crp/Fnr family transcriptional regulator, giving the protein MRTVPAGTLLWSPHDPHTVLFIVKAGSVGLYRLSPEGRRLTLAVLGPGALFGEMELVGQRMGDGFAEALEPSVLCLMSEHDVRSMLLADSRIAARIICGLGRRVAEVEQRLADTVLKPAPQRLAAVLCQLVEAAPRAGLLAYRGPEIRLTHEQIADLVGTTRATTTKLLGDLREAGLVGLRRGGVVVLDRDRLRAVADHG; this is encoded by the coding sequence ATGCGGACGGTTCCGGCCGGCACGCTGCTGTGGTCGCCGCACGACCCGCACACGGTGTTGTTCATCGTGAAGGCCGGGTCGGTGGGCCTCTACCGCTTGTCGCCGGAGGGCAGGCGGTTGACGCTGGCTGTCCTCGGCCCGGGAGCGCTGTTCGGCGAGATGGAGCTCGTCGGTCAGCGCATGGGGGACGGGTTCGCCGAGGCCCTCGAGCCCAGCGTGCTCTGCCTGATGAGCGAGCACGACGTCCGGAGCATGCTGCTGGCCGACAGCCGCATCGCCGCCCGGATCATCTGCGGCCTCGGCCGGCGGGTGGCCGAGGTCGAGCAGCGGCTCGCCGACACCGTGCTGAAACCTGCTCCCCAGCGGCTGGCCGCCGTCCTGTGCCAGCTCGTGGAGGCCGCTCCGCGAGCGGGACTCCTCGCCTACCGCGGGCCGGAGATCCGGCTGACCCACGAGCAGATCGCCGACCTGGTGGGAACCACCCGGGCGACGACCACCAAGCTGCTGGGCGACCTGCGGGAGGCGGGTCTGGTCGGACTGCGTCGTGGCGGGGTGGTTGTCCTCGACCGGGACCGGCTGCGCGCCGTCGCCGACCACGGTTGA
- a CDS encoding xanthine dehydrogenase family protein molybdopterin-binding subunit, which produces MSILGTRVVRTEDPLFLTRGAIYTDDLVDERLAGALHATFVRSTVAHGRLLSVDTSPALEAPGVVAVVTAQDVAELIPLPPPFPFVNPAMTRPWLASDLVRFVGDPIAVVLTEERYQGEDAAELVSVDIDPLPAVVGTAEAARDEVLLFPEAGTNVMATFGEPAPADFFDGCEVVVTQPMVNQRVAPVPLETRAAAAAWGENGRVTVWCTNQGAQQARGQLGDWLKMDPDLIHLITPDVGGGFGAKIGADPEYALVAWMARHVGRPVRWSESRSENLIGMLHGRGQDQVVTIGGRRDGTIEAYSLVADQDCGAYPRIGATLPRLTMLMAPGVYGIPRVHAKARALATTTTSIGAYRGAGRPEATAALERAVDRFAAEIGMDPADVRRKNLLPAFSEPHTTPMGARYDTGDYVVALDKVLEAAGYAELRAEQARRRERGDVRQLGIGMSVYVEITGADNGAGTGEAAELEVHPDGTATVLTGTSPHGQGHATAWAMIASDQLGIPVEKITVVHGDTDRVPQGGGTMGSRSLQQGGAAVHQAADELIDLARARAAQKLEVDFADLVVDLGLAGLAVRGTPGAGVTFAELAADEQLLVQTRFDAAAPTFPFGAHVVVVEVDVESGKAEVSRLIAVDDAGTILNPLLAEGQRHGGYAQGVAQALLEEVLYDEDGNPTTSTLADYPFISATELPSFELVDMATPTPMNPLGAKGIGEAGTIGSTPAVQNAVIDAVAHLGVRHIDMPTTPMRVFRAIQRAQQGGN; this is translated from the coding sequence ATGAGCATCCTGGGCACTCGAGTGGTCCGCACCGAGGACCCGCTCTTCCTCACCCGCGGCGCGATCTACACCGACGACCTCGTGGACGAACGGCTCGCCGGAGCGCTGCACGCGACGTTCGTGCGGTCCACCGTCGCGCACGGTCGGCTGCTGTCGGTCGACACCTCCCCAGCACTCGAGGCGCCGGGTGTGGTGGCGGTCGTGACGGCGCAGGACGTCGCCGAGCTGATCCCGCTGCCACCGCCCTTCCCCTTCGTCAACCCGGCCATGACCCGTCCGTGGCTGGCGTCGGACCTGGTCCGGTTCGTCGGCGACCCGATCGCCGTCGTCCTCACCGAGGAGCGGTATCAAGGGGAGGACGCCGCCGAGCTGGTCTCGGTCGACATCGACCCCCTGCCCGCGGTGGTCGGCACGGCCGAGGCGGCCAGGGACGAGGTGCTGCTCTTCCCCGAGGCGGGCACCAACGTCATGGCCACCTTCGGTGAACCGGCGCCGGCGGACTTCTTCGACGGCTGCGAGGTCGTCGTCACCCAGCCGATGGTCAACCAGCGGGTGGCACCGGTACCGCTGGAGACCCGCGCCGCCGCGGCCGCCTGGGGCGAGAACGGCCGGGTCACCGTCTGGTGCACCAACCAGGGCGCCCAGCAGGCCAGGGGACAGCTCGGGGACTGGCTGAAGATGGACCCGGACCTGATCCACCTGATCACCCCCGACGTCGGCGGCGGTTTCGGGGCCAAGATCGGTGCCGACCCGGAGTACGCCCTCGTCGCCTGGATGGCCCGGCACGTCGGCAGGCCCGTCCGCTGGTCGGAGAGCCGGTCGGAGAACCTGATCGGCATGTTGCACGGGCGGGGCCAGGACCAGGTGGTCACCATCGGGGGTCGCCGGGACGGCACCATCGAGGCGTACAGCCTGGTGGCGGACCAGGACTGCGGCGCCTATCCACGGATCGGCGCAACCCTCCCGCGGCTCACCATGCTGATGGCCCCTGGCGTCTACGGCATTCCGCGGGTGCACGCCAAGGCGCGCGCTCTGGCGACCACGACGACGTCCATCGGCGCCTACCGCGGCGCCGGTCGGCCGGAAGCGACGGCGGCGCTGGAGCGCGCGGTCGACCGGTTCGCCGCCGAGATCGGGATGGACCCGGCCGACGTGCGCCGGAAGAACCTGCTGCCGGCGTTCAGCGAGCCGCACACCACACCCATGGGCGCGAGGTACGACACCGGCGACTACGTCGTGGCCCTGGACAAGGTGCTGGAGGCGGCCGGCTATGCCGAACTGCGGGCCGAGCAGGCCCGGCGGCGGGAGCGCGGCGACGTGCGTCAGCTGGGCATCGGGATGTCGGTCTACGTGGAGATCACCGGGGCCGACAACGGTGCCGGCACCGGGGAGGCCGCCGAGCTCGAGGTCCACCCGGACGGCACGGCCACGGTCCTCACCGGAACCTCGCCGCACGGCCAGGGTCACGCCACCGCGTGGGCGATGATCGCCAGCGATCAGCTGGGCATCCCGGTGGAGAAGATCACCGTGGTGCACGGCGACACCGACCGGGTGCCTCAAGGCGGCGGGACCATGGGGTCCCGCAGCCTGCAGCAGGGCGGGGCTGCGGTGCACCAGGCAGCCGATGAGCTGATCGACCTGGCCCGTGCGCGGGCCGCGCAGAAGCTGGAGGTCGACTTCGCGGACCTCGTCGTCGACCTGGGTCTCGCGGGGCTCGCCGTCCGGGGCACGCCGGGAGCGGGGGTCACCTTCGCCGAGCTGGCCGCCGACGAGCAGCTCCTGGTGCAGACAAGGTTCGACGCCGCGGCCCCGACGTTCCCCTTCGGCGCCCACGTGGTGGTGGTCGAGGTGGACGTCGAGTCCGGCAAGGCCGAGGTCAGCAGGCTGATCGCCGTCGACGACGCCGGCACGATCCTCAACCCGCTGCTCGCAGAAGGCCAGCGGCACGGCGGCTACGCCCAGGGCGTCGCCCAGGCGCTGCTGGAGGAGGTGCTCTACGACGAGGACGGCAACCCGACCACCTCCACGCTGGCCGACTACCCCTTCATCTCCGCCACCGAGCTGCCCAGTTTCGAGCTGGTCGACATGGCCACCCCGACGCCGATGAACCCCCTCGGTGCCAAGGGCATCGGCGAAGCGGGAACCATCGGCTCCACCCCGGCGGTGCAGAACGCCGTCATCGACGCCGTGGCCCATCTCGGCGTGCGACACATCGACATGCCCACCACGCCCATGCGGGTGTTCCGAGCGATCCAGCGGGCCCAGCAGGGAGGCAACTGA
- a CDS encoding (2Fe-2S)-binding protein, with the protein MQVSITVNGTQRTDEVEPRLLLAHYLREACGLTATNIGCDTTSCGACTVIVDGLSVKSCTVLAAQADGAQVTTLEGLAGPDGELHPVQAAFRAEHGLQCGFCTSGMVMAAVGVLADNPDPTDREVREGLEGNLCRCTGYHNIVRAVRAAAQAGPAAGQVPQAQA; encoded by the coding sequence ATGCAGGTGTCGATCACGGTCAACGGCACGCAGCGCACCGACGAGGTGGAGCCGCGATTGCTGCTCGCGCACTACCTCCGCGAGGCGTGCGGGCTGACCGCCACCAACATCGGCTGCGACACCACGTCCTGCGGCGCCTGCACCGTCATCGTCGACGGGTTGTCCGTGAAGAGCTGCACCGTGCTGGCTGCCCAGGCCGACGGGGCGCAGGTCACGACGCTGGAAGGCCTGGCCGGTCCGGACGGCGAGCTGCACCCGGTGCAGGCGGCGTTCCGGGCCGAGCACGGGCTGCAGTGCGGCTTCTGCACCTCCGGCATGGTGATGGCCGCCGTCGGCGTGCTGGCCGACAACCCCGACCCCACCGACCGGGAGGTCCGGGAGGGGCTGGAGGGCAACCTCTGCCGCTGCACCGGCTACCACAACATCGTCCGCGCCGTCCGGGCGGCGGCACAGGCCGGTCCCGCCGCCGGCCAGGTCCCGCAGGCGCAGGCATGA
- a CDS encoding FAD binding domain-containing protein translates to MITSPFDYVKVRSVDEALAALAEHGEDAKLLAGGHSLLPIMKLRLAVPSVLIDIGGIADLSYVRVEGDEVAIGACTRHHELERDDVARAEVPLLPRVASRVGDPQVRHRGTIGGTTAHSDPASDLPTALLALGGTVVLQGPGGRREVPVTDFWTGFFETAMSPDEMVVELRVPRTGSAGWGYEKFTRRENDWPIVAAAAVEGRVALANMAGTVLRATATEEALARGASIAEAAELADQGTSPGADMHADADYRRHLARLLTRRALERAAAA, encoded by the coding sequence GTGATCACCTCCCCGTTCGACTACGTGAAGGTCCGCTCGGTCGACGAGGCGCTGGCGGCCCTGGCCGAGCACGGTGAGGACGCCAAGCTGCTCGCCGGTGGCCACTCGTTGCTGCCGATCATGAAGCTGCGGCTCGCCGTCCCGAGCGTGCTGATCGACATCGGCGGGATCGCCGACCTGTCCTACGTGCGGGTCGAGGGCGACGAGGTGGCGATCGGTGCCTGCACTCGCCACCACGAGCTGGAACGGGACGACGTCGCCCGTGCCGAGGTGCCGCTCCTGCCGCGCGTGGCCAGCCGGGTGGGCGATCCGCAGGTCCGGCACCGCGGCACGATCGGCGGCACCACGGCGCACAGCGACCCGGCGTCCGACCTGCCCACCGCCTTGCTCGCCCTCGGTGGCACCGTGGTCCTGCAGGGGCCCGGTGGACGCCGCGAGGTACCGGTGACCGACTTCTGGACCGGCTTCTTCGAGACGGCGATGTCGCCCGACGAGATGGTCGTCGAGCTGCGGGTGCCGCGCACCGGCTCCGCCGGATGGGGCTACGAGAAGTTCACCCGGCGGGAGAACGACTGGCCGATCGTGGCCGCGGCCGCCGTCGAGGGACGGGTCGCGCTGGCCAACATGGCCGGCACGGTGCTCCGCGCGACGGCGACCGAGGAGGCGCTGGCCCGCGGCGCCTCGATAGCCGAGGCGGCCGAGCTCGCCGACCAGGGCACCTCGCCCGGAGCCGACATGCACGCCGACGCCGACTACCGCCGGCACCTGGCCCGGCTGCTCACCCGTCGTGCCCTGGAGCGGGCCGCTGCGGCCTGA
- a CDS encoding hemerythrin domain-containing protein has protein sequence MSDFEITALVLAEHEVFRREFTALDDLPGEELAAAWEGLHAKLEVHAVAEEQLFYPLLAQEADGEQETAEGVHDHNEIRHAAAAVGEQQVGSDGWWEAVRNARQVNADHMAEEETDFFPPFKEAVDEEQREALGMQWLAFHDKHEEADGLSGDDAKVAEVVATEVPEGDPSL, from the coding sequence ATGTCCGACTTCGAGATCACTGCCCTCGTCCTGGCCGAGCACGAAGTCTTCCGGCGGGAGTTCACCGCGCTCGATGACCTGCCCGGCGAGGAGCTCGCCGCGGCCTGGGAGGGGCTGCACGCCAAGCTCGAGGTGCACGCCGTAGCCGAGGAGCAGCTGTTCTACCCGCTGCTCGCCCAGGAGGCGGACGGCGAGCAGGAGACGGCGGAGGGCGTGCACGACCACAACGAGATCCGGCACGCCGCGGCCGCCGTCGGGGAGCAGCAGGTCGGCAGCGACGGTTGGTGGGAGGCGGTGCGCAACGCGCGACAGGTCAACGCCGACCACATGGCCGAGGAGGAGACGGACTTCTTCCCTCCCTTCAAGGAGGCGGTCGACGAGGAGCAGCGCGAGGCTCTCGGGATGCAGTGGCTGGCCTTCCATGACAAGCACGAGGAGGCCGACGGGCTGTCCGGCGACGACGCGAAGGTGGCCGAGGTGGTCGCGACCGAGGTGCCGGAGGGTGACCCGTCGCTCTAG
- a CDS encoding type II toxin-antitoxin system PemK/MazF family toxin, whose translation MAMPARGEVWWCEMAEIGRRPVVVLSRDAVIPRHRRALVAPCTTTIRGLVSEVGLEPGEDPVPRCCVVNMDSVESVSVAILVERLGRLADTRMRQICEALAVAVDCAD comes from the coding sequence ATGGCGATGCCCGCGCGCGGTGAGGTCTGGTGGTGCGAGATGGCCGAGATCGGGCGCCGCCCGGTCGTCGTCCTCTCCCGCGACGCAGTGATCCCCCGACATCGGCGCGCACTCGTCGCACCATGCACCACCACGATCCGCGGCCTCGTCAGCGAAGTCGGCCTCGAGCCCGGCGAGGACCCGGTACCCCGCTGCTGCGTGGTCAACATGGACTCGGTCGAGAGCGTCTCTGTCGCGATCCTCGTCGAGCGGCTCGGACGGTTGGCCGACACGCGCATGCGTCAGATCTGCGAAGCCCTCGCCGTCGCGGTCGACTGCGCGGACTGA
- a CDS encoding type II toxin-antitoxin system VapB family antitoxin, which produces MSRTRLSTTVDEDLLQAARRVRSGNTDAAMIDEALRALLARHRSAEVEASYTAYDEHPLDEPDEWGDLASFREAAGRS; this is translated from the coding sequence ATGAGTAGAACACGGCTCAGCACCACCGTCGACGAGGATCTCCTCCAGGCCGCTCGACGTGTGCGATCCGGTAACACCGACGCCGCCATGATTGATGAAGCGCTCCGCGCGCTGCTGGCGCGCCACCGTTCGGCCGAAGTCGAGGCGAGCTACACCGCGTACGACGAGCACCCGCTCGACGAACCGGACGAATGGGGAGACCTGGCGTCGTTTCGCGAAGCCGCCGGACGGTCGTGA